AGCTGCGGCCCGCTCCGCCCCAGCAAACCACACCCACTGATGGTGTAATCTCCATTGCCAATGTCAGTCATACTGTAATCCATGCAAGAATCTAGTGAGGTGTTTGCCAGAGGTTTTTGGCTGTTATCAAGGCAGGAGTTGCTGCCCAGACTCTCGCTGAATCCGTAGTCCTGCCACTGGGATTTCCCAGGTGAACGCTCAGTACCGGAGATGCCAGACAGTCCGTTGAGGTTGGCCGCCTTCTGCACCCtgggcagctgctgctgaaggtaGCGTTGATGTGTTTGCTGCTGGTGAAGATCGCCATCCAGCTCTGAGGCCTTTCCATTGGAAACAGTCTGTTTGTTAAAGTGTTCCAGTTGTATCCCTGCACTGGTTAGAATATCCTGAGCTGACCACTGTCCATTGGGAAGAGATTGATTTTGCCCCAGCAGCTCTCCGTTGACTATTGTGTTCGTCAAGTGGTCGCTCTGTTGGCCCCAGTCATGTGCCCCTTTAGCTGTTCGCATGTTGAGatgctgctgcatctgctggGACAGTTGGAGGATGGGCACCTGCCCCACCAGGGGAGGCTTGTGGTGAGGAAACTGcattttcatgttattttctgAGGAGGGGTTACTTTCAGGTAGTGAGACAGATGTAACTGTCGCTGAGCTTGTACAAGGAGGCGcctgtcctcctcctgcaggatcaGTCTTTCCCTCTATGGAGTCGTAGATATAAGAAAGGATCTCGTCGTTCGTCAGCAGGTCGTCCAGAGTGGGCACACGTTCAGGGTCCATCTCAACTCTGATCATCCGCTCatccagcaacagcagctccagGTCCTCGGCGCTCAGGCCCAAACCTTCCAGAGCGCCAAACAGCTCGCCGTTGGAGCAACCCCCCTCGTCCAAATCCACGACCCCTTGGCTTTCCAAGGAGAGGGAGTCCAGAGTGGCCAGCAGCGGATCGAAGCTCGTGTTTCGCTCTGTCTCGCTCGTGCCGTTGCTCGGCTCGTCCCAGCTCCTGTGCAGGCTGGAGCGTGCGTCAGAGTCAGAGAAGCCCATGTGCTCTCCAAAGAAGCTGCTGTGGAAGGACATTTTGGGCTCCAGGGCCGGCTGGCAGACATACACAGACTCATCCTGACTCATTAGCGCCCCCAGGAGGGAGCCAGGATCCAGACCGTCCCTCGCCAGCCTGTCAGTCCGGCTCTTCTTCGACTTACTGCCGTTTTTCTCAATGCTTCCGTCTCTGAAGGCTGCGATGGGATGGTTGGACTGGTAGAGCAGCGCCTCACCTGTGGCGTAGGTAAAGGGAAGATGCATGGAGCGCTTCCGTAGGTGCTCACCTCCCTCTTCATCCCTGTGACGACAGGAAACTAGATTATCATCTGGTGGTACGACTGATGGTGTTTTCTAAGTGCcatgcacattttaaaatataaactgtgTCATATCATATTTGAAGCAGGCTTCCTAAACAGTTTGCAACAATCAAAGGAACATACAAGAGAGGCCTCTGGGTGGCGATGATATAGTCAGGTTTGCCATTCTTGTAAACCAGCCTGGCGTTGGCCTGCACCCATTTCCAGCGATTCTCCTTGGTGAGGAGCCTGAACACAGTCAGCCCACTTTCTCCAGTCTTCATCACTACAAAAATGGAAGAAGAAAGTTACCCCAACCTACTGACAAGACAGAGGGTGAAGTACACAAGGTTATCTATGTGTACAGGACGAAGATAATAATTCATTCttaaattgaaatttaattGATGCATTATCTGGTTGCTCATCTTAACCGGGGGCGGAGCTAAAACACTGGACTCAAGTTTTAGGGTTGATATTCAAGTTGATGTTGTGATTGAGGTGAAAACATTCGCCAACATCCCAAGAAATGCTGATGGAACTCCAGACAGGACGAAGAACGGTTTCAAAACACTTTTAGAAAATTTTACTGGAAGAATGTTGTTGGGTACATCTTTTTTTATGCTTTGGATAAAAATGGATCAAACCAAATCTGTCCATTGAGATATTACCTGTTATAAATATATTCAGCCATGTTGCTGCACTGCTTTATATGAGAAATGACTGACGGATGAATCCAGCTTGGATTACGGGGATCAATTTAAAGCCTGATGTCAGAGCCCCTAAATCTGTTGCTCTGTCATCCTTTCATTCAATTTTAAGAGGAGAGAATAGACTGAGGCCAGAAAAGCCTGCTCTGACACAATATAATGGAAGAGATCAGATCAGAGGCTGTGCTGGAAAAAGACACCACACATGGAGGGAGGTGTTTGACACAGAAAAACCTCCAGTGACAGGAGAGCAGTCAGTAACTCATCCAAAGCGTTTTGTGCgtctgtgctgttgtgtggATCATCTCTGATGTTTTGCACATGCAGTGGATTTGCAGACCCCATCTTTTCCTCTGGCAACTCTGCAGCTTGGCTCAATCTGCTCCATAATCCAGCAGGATTACTTGTGAAATCTGCCTGAACTCTCTGACCAGGTTGGATGGGACCtcttcaacttttttttatgacagGACTGAATCAAAGAAAGTATCCTGATTCTTTCACATAAATATTGTCTGCATTAGAAAACAGCTAAAGACTTTTCTCTTTGGCTCACACTAACGCCCTGTTAACATGACGTGGAGGATTATAGCTTTGTCCATGAAGTCATATAAAATCTGATAAACTGTTACTTGTGTCTGGACTTGGCATTTAGGCAAAACGTGGTCCTTTCTTGAAAAGTCTTTAAATATCTTTATGTTATTTTTACCTGATACAGTGTCCTTAAATAGTTCTAATATcattctgcccccccccccccccccccccccatcgtTTCCTGCCAGCTCTTAACTGTCcaataaagtaaataatttaCCAGGAGTGCCAGCGTAGATAAAGCCTGAAGAGAACAAGCACACAAAAggaacagacagaggaaaaaacatcTCCCTGGCTTCAAATTCTGTCTAAATTTGTGTTGCTGGTCTTTCTGCTGTGATGGACTAGCTTCAGTTAAAACTTACTTCTGACGTGGTTCTCTGCACAATACAACATATCAGCTGCATGGATGAACTGGTAGCCGGACCCTCGTACCCTCAGCTCGGCCTCCGTGTACCCCAAAACTATCTTCCCCCTGTGCAAAAGGGACAGGAACTGACTCACCATTCCTGCTTTATGATTGTATAGAATATGTATAgaatgtgtttgctgtgttacTTTGCATCGCAGGCCATAGGCGTGAAGTCCAGCTTGTGTTTGGTTCTGAAGATCATGTTCTTGGTTCTGATCTCCAGGATGGAAGGAGGCTGCAGAGGGGTAGCGATGGCGAAGAGGGCGAGCTGTGGCGGCGCCTTCCCACCGTTCTCCTGTCTCTGATTCTGTCCATGCAGGAACTTAAGCCTGCCCTGGATGTTCAAAGCCTGAACACATCATGTGCACAGTTTAATAATAGCAATGATAATAAATTTTATCTAGACAACAGTTAAAATTGATattgagaaaaataaactaGAAACTGGTTTGAAATAGATTTATAGTTTTATAAATCTTGATTTGGCGACCTTGGACAGtgaggtggagagaaatgaagtaaaacactttaaaatgattaaatcttTTGGAGTCTGTCACCTCCAGTGGTGGTACAACAAATATGTACCTCTTCAGGTTATCATGCAGCGTGTGACTCACCAGGAATCCAGAGGAGTTGTCTAGCAGGCAGCGGAAACGGCACATGAAGCTCCTCTCCAGGAAGGACGAGTTCTCTGGGGGCAGCTGCTCAGGGTTGTAGGTGAccagagaggagctgctgtcGGGCTCCACATCTGCGGTCAAAGAGCCACAGGTGAGCCACGATCATTATTCTGTTCTGTCAGTTTTAAAGGTCTCTGTATTTGCACAAATCAGaaccattttatttcttatcgTCACACATCATTGTCTCAGTACGTAGTGAACTCTTGTACTTGTACCACACAGTATTTCTCACTGACTTCAAACTGCCATCTATTTTCCTCCATGATAGAAAATTAACTTGGTCTGAACTAACACACCAAACGACAGCATTTATTTCAGTCCCCCCCCCCGTGTCAGGGGCTGTGTGGGTCTTAACCTGAACACACTCAGAACCAAAGCACAACGGACATAAGCATCTTAAAACCCAAATACAGATCTGGGACCAGTTCACCTCATAAGCCACAGTGAAGATTACAGGGTCATGTGACCTGAGGATGGTCTTACTGTTTAATGCCTGAACTGTTTGTACTTAACCACCTAATATTGACATTCAAatgtggagacacacacaaacacacactgagggcTGAAGCACATGAAGCAGCGATACAGATTTGTTTTTGGGATGAAACTAGAGAAAGAGGATTCAAAGGTTTCTTTCCACTGaattatttaaactttttttttattttattttatttttttaagaggtTTGACTGAAAGATGTTCTGTTtgaacaaaacagagaaacctGTTGAAAAGACATCAAAGGTCAAACTGCAGTTGATGAGTGGCTCTCaggctttttaaaacaaatcttACAGTTATTCTCAGGCAGTAACTTTTAcataacataaacatgaaaGCGAGTCATATTGCTCTTTTGAAACGGTAATTCAGCCCCACTTGGACCGTCATTTGGTCGTCGTATTAGGCCCAGGAATCAGCAGAGAAGGATCACCTGTGGGGGAGTCCTGGGTGACGGCAGATGCAGCGGCAGGAGGATTTAAAGCCCAGTGCAGGTTTCTCCTGAGCTCCTGCTGGTCCTCTGTATGGACCAGTTCATACACACTTTGGTGCATAACATCCGTCTGAGATACACAACAAGAGGGAAAATTAAATAGAGGTGGAACACACAGGCACAGCCGTACCGTTATAATTATACACCTGAAGACGAACTGGGACTGCCATCACGTATTTGAATTTAAGAATCCAAAAGCAACTAATGCAACCTAAATATGTATCAGATTTTTGTCAGAGACATGAGGTTTGACCTATGTCTTCGTGCAGGATTTGTACGTTAGCACAGTAGCGAGTCCTTCTAAAACAGtgagttcaaaaacaaaactccctTTTGGATATCGTGACTAAAAGTAATAGCAGAGGTTCGGTCAGGCGACTCAGCGAGGTGTGTTGCTCAAAGCAGCCCATTTCTGTGACCAGTGGTTTTTTAACAAAAGGCCAAGCTATAAATAGGTCAGGTCTTTGTTTGATGCTATTTGTGGCTCTGACTCTGCACCATACAGTGACTAGACCGGAGGACCAACCAAGACCCCAGACCTGCTCCCAGCAGATGCTGCACGCAAGCCGCCCATCATGCTCACCCTGAGCAGCAGGAGTTTATTGACTGCGGGAAGACCTCAGTTCCCCCTTTGGATACAgcaaactaataaatacataCTCTGAGACCATCGAGATGGGAGCTTCCCCTAAAACAATGTTATAATGTTGAGGACACTTTCTGCAGGTAACAGGTAAGTTATACAATACCTGGTGGAAGCCCAGGTAGTCCTGGATGGTGTGAGAAGAATAGAAGATGGTGCCACTGGCAGTAAGGACCAGAACAAAGCCGTTGAGAGCCTGCAGGCCAAACACAAGGACGGTTGATAAGTTCAAATCTTTTCTGGCTGTTCGTCTGTCCACATAGTTTCAGCTCTTCCAAGTGAACATTTTGAGCATACTGTGTAATGTggagggacttttttttttttatataattttcatGAATGATTAGGAGTTTGTGTCACATGAGGTTTGTCACATTTCCACTG
This portion of the Echeneis naucrates chromosome 21, fEcheNa1.1, whole genome shotgun sequence genome encodes:
- the LOC115061495 gene encoding aryl hydrocarbon receptor-like, which encodes MYAGRKRRKPVQRAVKQPPAEGAKSNPSKRHRDRLNGELERLASLLPFPEEVTASLDKLSILRLSVSYLRAKNFFSVTLNSQNGATAAGANDDNSKSVGAVESKIPEGELLLQALNGFVLVLTASGTIFYSSHTIQDYLGFHQTDVMHQSVYELVHTEDQQELRRNLHWALNPPAAASAVTQDSPTDVEPDSSSSLVTYNPEQLPPENSSFLERSFMCRFRCLLDNSSGFLALNIQGRLKFLHGQNQRQENGGKAPPQLALFAIATPLQPPSILEIRTKNMIFRTKHKLDFTPMACDAKGKIVLGYTEAELRVRGSGYQFIHAADMLYCAENHVRMMKTGESGLTVFRLLTKENRWKWVQANARLVYKNGKPDYIIATQRPLLDEEGGEHLRKRSMHLPFTYATGEALLYQSNHPIAAFRDGSIEKNGSKSKKSRTDRLARDGLDPGSLLGALMSQDESVYVCQPALEPKMSFHSSFFGEHMGFSDSDARSSLHRSWDEPSNGTSETERNTSFDPLLATLDSLSLESQGVVDLDEGGCSNGELFGALEGLGLSAEDLELLLLDERMIRVEMDPERVPTLDDLLTNDEILSYIYDSIEGKTDPAGGGQAPPCTSSATVTSVSLPESNPSSENNMKMQFPHHKPPLVGQVPILQLSQQMQQHLNMRTAKGAHDWGQQSDHLTNTIVNGELLGQNQSLPNGQWSAQDILTSAGIQLEHFNKQTVSNGKASELDGDLHQQQTHQRYLQQQLPRVQKAANLNGLSGISGTERSPGKSQWQDYGFSESLGSNSCLDNSQKPLANTSLDSCMDYSMTDIGNGDYTISGCGLLGRSGPQLGAESMVSSFQGMNHKRQQEQIAVPLAQVISSLSQCPPPNASLEQILGVAKPCRQLDHYGVVTSELPHDLNHSKIENGCILNSPYPGGCALPNGNGPAPPAVQIPGPETLSALPDPPATGFYL